The nucleotide window GCGATTCAAGCAGGCTAAGAATCAGGGGGACGATGACTACTAGGCCGCCGACGTGCACGTGCTGACGAAGTGAACGCCGTCATGATCAAAGCGATATGCCTGAGCGCGCTGTTCTTTTTGACCGCGATGACGCTCGCCATCGATGCGTCTGCAGATGCAGGAGCGGTCAAAGCCCAACAGGTCAAGTTCGTGAAAGACTACCTTTCAGCCATGCAGACGAAGAACCGCGCGGCTGCGATGAAACTCCTCCACCCGACGCTGCGTGCATGCGTGACGAGCCGGACTCGTCCATTCTTCGATTACCTCGTCACGCAACAGATGGACGGGTTTCCAAGCGGCTCGTATTCGAATCTCGACATCGGTCCCGTTAAACCGAAGAGTGAGCCATCGCTGTGGAACTACGTGCCCGCGAAAAGTTTTCCATATCCGGTGATGCCGACGTACGACATCGAAATAGGATTCGGCAACGATACGGCCACCCTCTTCAGCGACCTTCTCGAGGTCGCGCCCAGCGGCGCTTCTTGGTATTGGGTGACAGCGTGTCCAAATACAGCCGGGATGCAATTCATGCGAGCGATGCAAGCCCAGGCTGCCGCCCAGAAAGCAAACGCCAGGAAACTCGCGGCGCTCGTGCATGAACCACTGCTGTCACAAATCAAAAAATTGATCGCAGCGCATGATAAATTTGGTGCGGCGCAGGCCTATCAGAAAGCAAAAGGGGGCGATCTCGCCACTGCGGCGGCGGTCGTCGACGCGATCGAGAGCCCATAACGGAAATGTAGGGGCCGACTTTTATGGTCGGCCCCGCTTGCCCCAGTTGCAGCGGAGAAAAATAGGGCAAGCGATGCTTGCCCGAGTACAGTTAGCCCCTCCTACAACGCGGTGCCGTTACGCCGCGTACTTCTCCGCGTAGTCCGCTGCGATCGGCACGCGCGGCGAGTGTCCGCCGTAGGTCCGCACCGCAAGGTACAAGTCGAGGAAGAACCAAGCGGGCATCATGAACGGCAGCAACATCGCGCTCTGCCACCCGACGACGGGCAGACCGGCTGCGAAGTTATACGCGAAGTAAACGAGCACGCCGAGCGCGTTCACACCCAAGGCTTGGACCACATGGAAGCGCACGAATTGCGTGCGGTGCGAACGAAGGAAGACCATCAGCAGTGCGAGCGGCCACAACGGGTAGCAAACCGCAGCGAGCAGACGCTCTTCAGGTGTCGGCGGCGTCTCGATCGACGTGACCGTGGCCTTTGGCCGTTCTGGTCCGGGCGGCGGCGGCGGCGGAGCCGTCGCCTGGGAAGTCGCGCCGGCGTTCGATGAGCTGGCGCCTTCAGGCGCAGCGTTCAGCGAGCGCGGACCTGGCGCGTTCGCGCCGATCGCGCGTCCGAGCCGGCAGCCCGGACAAATCGCGTCGACAGCACAAGTGGAACAAATCTCGTGATTGCATTCGCGGCACAAGACCGCGGTCGGAACCGCAGGGTGATAGTAGCAACTCATTTCGGTGCCCTCCATAACAGCCGGACCGGCTTTTTCCCGTGCGTGCGGGTCCGTTCATAGAGGCGTACTACATGCCGCTCGGATTTGTTTCAACCGCTCCGGCGCCGTGAAAGCGGGGGATTTCAGCGAGTTTTAGGACAAAGAGGCCGCAATCGATGGTCTACAAACGACTGCTCGCCTACGCGCGTCCGCACCTCTGGCAAATGCTCCTCGGCCTGCTGTGCACGGCGCTCGGGTCGGCCGCTACCATCGCCTACTTCAAAGTCGCCGAGTACCTCGTCTCGTCCGTGCAGGGAAAGAGCGTTCATCTGCTCTTCGAGACCCTTGCCGGCTTCGCGTTGCTCAATGTGTTGAAGAATGCGGCGACCTACGCCGGGTCGTACACGATCGCGGCGGTCGGCCAGCAGATCGTCGCGCGCGTTCGCGCCGAACTCTTCCGGCGCATCGAAAGTCTGCCGCTGCAGATATTCGATCGCTGGCGCGGCGGCGAGCTGATGTCGCGCTTCTCAAACGACGTCAATCTCATGGTCCAAGGCGTCAATTCGTCGCCGCAGTTCGTCGGCGCGTTGCTCACGCTCGTCGGCTCTCTCATCGCGATGATCGTCGTGAACTGGCGCTTGATGCTTGTGCTCCTCGCGGTCGCGCCGTTCGTGTCGTATGCGGTCTCTCGTTTTTCTGGCGTCTTGCGCGGCGTGACCGGCACCTCGCTCGCGCGCGTGGCCGACGTCAACTCCGTGCTGCAAGAATCCATCGACTCGATGCGCGTGATCAAGGCGTTCGGCCGCGAGCGCTACGAGCTCGCGAGGTTCACGAACAGCAACGACGCGTATCTCGGCGCGTCGCTGAAGATGTCGCAGATCGCGCTGACCCAGACGCCGGTCGTGGATGTGATCGTCAGTCTCGGACTTGCGATCCTCGCCGGCTACTCCTTTTACGAAGTCGTGGTCGGCAGACTGACGATGGAGCAGTGGGCCGCATTTTTCACGCTCGCCATGGTCTCCGGCAATCCTGTAAATCAGATCTCCAACTACGTCAGCGATCTGAACAAGGCGATCATCGGCGCTCGACGCGCGTTCGAGATACTGGACCTGCCTGTGGAGGCGAGCGACGCTCCCGGCGCAGTGCCGCTTGTGAACGTGCAGGGCGCGGTCGAGTTCTCCGATGTGAGATTCTCATACGATGGCAAGACCGACGTGCTCAAGGGCATCAGCACGAGCGTCGCGCCGGGCAGCGTGGTGGCGCTCGTCGGGCCGTCCGGCGCCGGCAAGACGACCATCGTCAATCTGATACCGCGCTTCTACGCGCCCTCGGGCGGA belongs to Candidatus Eremiobacteraceae bacterium and includes:
- a CDS encoding ABC transporter ATP-binding protein, with translation MVYKRLLAYARPHLWQMLLGLLCTALGSAATIAYFKVAEYLVSSVQGKSVHLLFETLAGFALLNVLKNAATYAGSYTIAAVGQQIVARVRAELFRRIESLPLQIFDRWRGGELMSRFSNDVNLMVQGVNSSPQFVGALLTLVGSLIAMIVVNWRLMLVLLAVAPFVSYAVSRFSGVLRGVTGTSLARVADVNSVLQESIDSMRVIKAFGRERYELARFTNSNDAYLGASLKMSQIALTQTPVVDVIVSLGLAILAGYSFYEVVVGRLTMEQWAAFFTLAMVSGNPVNQISNYVSDLNKAIIGARRAFEILDLPVEASDAPGAVPLVNVQGAVEFSDVRFSYDGKTDVLKGISTSVAPGSVVALVGPSGAGKTTIVNLIPRFYAPSGGSISVDGKNIESVTLASLRDAIAIVPQDPQLFSGTIEQNIRYGRLEATPAEVQEAALQANAHDFICRFPDGYSTRVGSRGMRLSGGERQRIAIARAILRAPRVLILDEATSSLDVESETLINEALERLLVGRTTFIIAHRLSTIRRATTILVIVDGRVVEQGTHAGLLAQSGVYARLHAASAIGAGQA